GGATGGTGAGTGTATAGGGGTTGCCATTACGGCCGATGCCCGTGGCCGATCCGGTAATGCGGTACACATCATCGTAGATATTGAGTGCTGTAGTGGCGCCTGCCACCCACTCGCGCGTGCGGTTGCTGCTCCAGTAGATTACCCCACCGTTATTTTTCAGCGTTACCGTGTCATTCTCCACTACTGCGAAGGTGATGTTCCCGGCGGCATTGGCACCCTGGTTGGTTACCACCCGGCGAAGCTGGTGCCGGTTGTCATTCACGTAGTAGTTTTCGGTGGTGGTGGTAATTACGGTGTTTGCATCGCGGTAGTTTCCTGTCCAGCTGGCGCGGATGATGCCCCTGCGGGTGCGCAGGTCATTGCACAGGATGCCTGTGCTGCCAAAGTTGATGACCAGGGTACGGGGCGTGGCGGAAATGTCCAGGGTGGCGGAGGCCCCATTGGGCAGCTGCCAGATCAGTCCATCCTGGGTTTTGCCCGATCCGCCATTCACCTGGGCATCCACCAGGTTGCGCACATTGGCGGTCTCGCTCTCAGATAGTTCACTGTCTTGTGCAAAGGTGAGGTCTACCGTCTCGGGTTTATCGTCCTTATCCCGGTTGCAGGCAGTGATGAGCAAGCAGACAAGGGCCAGGAGCAGGTTTTTGGGGGTAAAATACTTCATGATTAGGCGTAAAAAAGTATGGTGTACGGACAGAGATAAGCAAAGTTTATGCCAATTGTGCCGAGATGCGAAAAGGTGATTGGTACAGATAGAGCGAGCGCGCTGCGCGGGTAAGGGCGGTATAGCTCCAGCGCAGCAGTTCGGTTTCCTGCCCTTCTCTAAAGAGCCAGGGCTCAAAGAGTACCATCACATGGTCCCACTGGCCACCCTGTGCCTTGTGGGTGGTGATGGCATAGCCGTACTTCAGCTGCAGGCACTGGATGTAGGGGTCGGTGCGCAGGTCTTTTTTTCGGGTGTTTTTGCCCTCGGCCCTCAGTTCTTGCATACGCGCCTGCCACACCTGGTTTGTCTGTGTTCGGGTTAGGGCGGGGCTGCTGCTGCCCAGTAGCGAGGTGGGCACCTTGCCCGTTATCTCGTGCTCTGTGCCCTCCAGGTCCTGAAAGCCCACTTGGCAGCTGCACCATTCCAGGCCATATTTTTCCTCGCGGCTTCTGTAGTCAATATGGCGCAGCACACCCAGGTCGCCATTGGCAATAAAGGGCAGCTCGTGGTACTGCTGCTGGTAGTAGTTCTTTACCACCAGCACGCTATCCCCCTGCACCAGGTAGTCCGGCTCGTGGAAGAGCTGTGCGCGTATGGCCTGGTTGATCTTTACGGCCATTCCATTGCTGTGGCACAGGATAACACAGGCCTCGGGCCTGTCGGGCTCATACAGCTCGCAGAAGCGCTCCACCAGCTGCTGTCCACTTTCCAGTACATGCACGTCTTCTGCGGTATGCAGGCTTAGGTCTGCCAGGGCACGTTCTCCATCCAGTGCCTCGCGCAGGCGCGTAGCGTTGTAGAGTATGCCAGAGTGTAGCGCCTGGCGTTTTACCTCGGTCAGGGTGGTGCGTCCGGCGGTCAGGCCCAGCTGCTCCGTCAGGTAGCGGGTGCTTAGCGCCGGGCTACGGTTGCTGCCCACGGGGGGTAGCTGGGCAGGGTCGCCCAAAAAGAGCATGCGCTTGCCTGCCGCGCCGTCGTAGGCATACTGTACCAGATCGGCCAGTAGTGGGCGGTTTTCCAGGCCATTCCCCTCGGGGGTGTCTCCGTCTCCCAGCATGCTGGCTTCGTCTACAATATAGACCGTTCGTGCCGGGTCGTCATTCTTGTTCAGCCGGAAGCGGATGCTGCCACTGGCATCGCTCTCTGCCCGATAGATGTATTTGTGTATGGTGCTGGCATTGCGCCCGGTGCGGGCTGCCAGCACCTTGGCGGCCCGGCCTGTGGGGGCCAGTAGCACACAGCGGATGCCCTGGTCGGCCAGCCAGTGCACCAGTGCCTGCATCATAGTGGTCTTGCCCGTTCCGGCAGCCCCCTGCAGCACCAGCAGGGGGCGCAATGCCCCGGTGCCTAGCCAGCGGCCAAGGGCGTGGAAGGCCCGCTGCTGGTGGCCGGTGGGCTCCAGCCCGAAGCAGGCTAGCAGCTCGGCCTCTATCTGTGCGGGGGGGATGGACAGCATGGATGCGTGATTGCGGCGGTGCGAAAAGCCCGATGTGCTACGTGCGCTGGTATACGCCATTCAGGTGGCGGCCTTGCTCGTCATAGTCCAGCCCGTAGCCTACCACAAAGGCCGACTCAATCTCAAAGCCCACGTACTCGGGCGGCTGTGCGTAGGCATGGCAGGTGGGCTTGTACAGCAGGCTGGCCACGCGTATAGGCCCGATACCCGCCAGCTGCTGGCGCAGGAAGTGGAGCGTGTGCCCGC
The DNA window shown above is from Bacteroidota bacterium and carries:
- a CDS encoding AAA family ATPase, coding for MLSIPPAQIEAELLACFGLEPTGHQQRAFHALGRWLGTGALRPLLVLQGAAGTGKTTMMQALVHWLADQGIRCVLLAPTGRAAKVLAARTGRNASTIHKYIYRAESDASGSIRFRLNKNDDPARTVYIVDEASMLGDGDTPEGNGLENRPLLADLVQYAYDGAAGKRMLFLGDPAQLPPVGSNRSPALSTRYLTEQLGLTAGRTTLTEVKRQALHSGILYNATRLREALDGERALADLSLHTAEDVHVLESGQQLVERFCELYEPDRPEACVILCHSNGMAVKINQAIRAQLFHEPDYLVQGDSVLVVKNYYQQQYHELPFIANGDLGVLRHIDYRSREEKYGLEWCSCQVGFQDLEGTEHEITGKVPTSLLGSSSPALTRTQTNQVWQARMQELRAEGKNTRKKDLRTDPYIQCLQLKYGYAITTHKAQGGQWDHVMVLFEPWLFREGQETELLRWSYTALTRAARSLYLYQSPFRISAQLA